A portion of the Chondrinema litorale genome contains these proteins:
- the gap gene encoding type I glyceraldehyde-3-phosphate dehydrogenase, whose product MSKIKVAINGFGRIGRITFKVLYNNPEVEVVAINDLTDTKTLAHLLKWDSAHGKFNAEISADESSITVDGNKIDIYSERDPANLPWASLGIDVVLESTGIFVNPEGAGKHITAGAKKVVISAPAKGDVKTFVLGVNDEDLTSDIKILSNASCTTNCLAPMAKVLDEKFGIESGFITTTHAYTADQKLQDAPHRDLRRARAAAQSIIPTSTGAAKAVGLVLPHLKGKLDGIAMRVPTITGSATDLVAILKTEATAEEINAAMKEAADGKLKGVLEYSDEPLVSVDIIGNPHSCIFDSQLTSSMGKMVKIIGWYDNESGYSNRAADVILKVGKML is encoded by the coding sequence ATGTCAAAGATTAAGGTAGCAATCAACGGATTTGGCCGTATCGGGAGAATCACTTTCAAGGTATTATATAATAATCCTGAGGTTGAAGTTGTAGCGATTAACGACCTGACAGACACTAAAACACTTGCTCACCTGTTGAAGTGGGATTCTGCGCACGGTAAATTTAATGCTGAAATTTCTGCTGACGAAAGCAGCATTACAGTAGATGGTAATAAAATCGATATTTATTCAGAGCGTGACCCAGCAAACTTGCCATGGGCTTCTCTAGGTATAGATGTAGTATTAGAATCTACAGGTATTTTTGTAAACCCAGAAGGTGCTGGAAAACACATTACTGCTGGTGCGAAAAAAGTTGTAATTTCTGCTCCTGCTAAAGGTGATGTAAAAACTTTTGTATTAGGCGTTAATGATGAAGATCTTACTTCTGATATCAAAATTTTATCTAACGCTTCATGTACTACTAACTGCCTTGCTCCAATGGCAAAAGTACTTGACGAAAAATTCGGTATCGAAAGCGGTTTTATCACAACTACTCACGCTTACACTGCTGACCAAAAATTACAAGATGCTCCTCACAGAGATTTAAGAAGAGCTAGAGCTGCTGCTCAATCTATCATCCCTACTTCAACTGGTGCTGCTAAAGCTGTTGGATTAGTATTGCCTCACTTAAAAGGTAAATTAGATGGTATTGCAATGAGAGTTCCAACCATTACTGGTTCAGCTACAGACTTAGTTGCTATTCTTAAAACAGAAGCTACTGCAGAAGAAATTAACGCTGCAATGAAAGAAGCTGCTGATGGTAAACTTAAAGGTGTGCTTGAGTATTCTGACGAGCCTTTAGTATCTGTAGATATCATTGGTAATCCTCACTCTTGTATTTTCGATTCTCAACTTACTTCTTCAATGGGTAAAATGGTGAAAATAATCGGATGGTACGACAATGAGTCTGGTTACTCTAACAGAGCTGCAGATGTTATCTTGAAAGTTGGAAAAATGTTATAA
- the egtD gene encoding L-histidine N(alpha)-methyltransferase, giving the protein MNNTFATDILKGLSEYPKALSSKYFYDAKGDIIFQEIMNMPSYYLTNCEYDIFQQQKGAILNSIHAQGDKFQLIELGAGDGYKTKVLLQHFVNEQADFEYIPVDISSHVLSQLSKDLRKNFDTLEVSPMQGDYFHMLEKLGVDEETKKVIMFLGSNIGNFSFEKATDFFKQIANQLNKDDYFLIGIDLKKDPEIILSAYNDPDGITARFNLNLLRRINNDLGADFDLSGFKHYPVYDPQTGECRSYLLSLKEQTVSIADLERTFKFEKYESIHTEISRKYSLKEIDLLADAAGFKVVKNFTDEKGYFVDSLWKLK; this is encoded by the coding sequence ATGAACAACACATTTGCTACAGATATTCTAAAGGGATTATCTGAATACCCAAAAGCTTTATCTTCGAAATATTTTTATGATGCTAAAGGTGATATAATATTTCAGGAGATAATGAATATGCCTTCTTATTATCTTACTAACTGCGAGTACGATATTTTTCAGCAGCAAAAAGGAGCTATTCTAAACAGTATTCACGCTCAAGGTGACAAGTTTCAACTTATTGAGTTAGGAGCAGGAGACGGATACAAAACTAAAGTGTTATTACAGCATTTTGTAAATGAGCAAGCTGATTTTGAATATATACCAGTTGATATTTCTTCTCATGTGCTCTCTCAACTAAGTAAAGATCTTAGAAAAAACTTTGATACTTTAGAGGTATCTCCTATGCAAGGAGATTATTTTCATATGCTTGAGAAGTTGGGGGTAGATGAGGAAACTAAAAAGGTGATTATGTTTCTTGGTTCCAATATCGGGAATTTTAGTTTCGAAAAAGCAACGGACTTTTTTAAGCAAATAGCAAATCAGCTAAACAAAGACGATTATTTTTTGATTGGTATTGATCTAAAAAAAGATCCTGAAATTATACTTTCAGCTTATAATGATCCAGACGGAATAACTGCTCGATTCAACTTAAATCTGCTCAGAAGAATTAATAATGATTTAGGTGCAGACTTCGATCTCTCGGGCTTTAAGCACTATCCTGTGTATGATCCACAAACTGGTGAGTGTAGAAGCTACTTATTAAGTTTAAAAGAGCAAACTGTAAGTATTGCAGATTTAGAGAGAACATTCAAATTCGAAAAATACGAAAGTATTCATACAGAGATTTCTCGAAAGTATTCGCTAAAAGAGATAGACTTACTAGCAGATGCTGCAGGCTTTAAAGTAGTTAAAAACTTTACTGATGAAAAAGGATATTTTGTTGATTCTTTGTGGAAGTTAAAATAG
- a CDS encoding TraB/GumN family protein, whose protein sequence is MIKRNKLKVFYGIVLSAFCNLLFTNGQLYAQETKNSLLWEISGKGLKAPSYLFGTIHIICEDDMVMNDKIKDAFKSTEQLVLELDMDDPAMMTEMQKLSLNPGMENISASISEEDLKLLDEFYKKKYGVGMQQLGIMKPFVLMSMLYPFYLSCEKQASYETNFMEMAKSQKKETIGLETLEFQMGIFDKMDKEDQIEMLVKSVKEFDSTKGEFAEMIEIYRSQDLDAMYKMFKKYPEYEKYEDELLTDRNKDWIGKIGKIISEKPSFIAVGAGHLGSEKGVVKLLKEAGYKVKPVKF, encoded by the coding sequence ATGATAAAGCGAAATAAATTAAAAGTGTTTTACGGAATTGTGCTAAGTGCATTTTGCAATTTATTATTTACAAATGGACAATTATATGCACAAGAAACCAAAAATTCGCTATTGTGGGAGATCTCTGGAAAGGGTTTAAAAGCGCCTTCTTACTTATTTGGTACAATTCATATTATTTGCGAAGATGATATGGTGATGAATGATAAAATTAAAGATGCCTTTAAAAGTACCGAGCAATTAGTGTTGGAGCTAGATATGGATGATCCTGCTATGATGACTGAAATGCAAAAGTTGTCACTCAATCCTGGAATGGAAAATATCTCTGCCAGTATAAGCGAAGAAGACTTAAAACTGCTTGATGAGTTTTACAAAAAAAAATATGGCGTAGGAATGCAGCAATTAGGTATTATGAAGCCATTTGTGCTAATGTCTATGCTTTACCCATTTTATCTAAGTTGTGAGAAACAGGCATCTTACGAAACCAACTTTATGGAAATGGCCAAATCTCAGAAAAAAGAAACTATTGGCTTAGAAACACTTGAGTTTCAAATGGGAATTTTCGATAAAATGGATAAAGAAGATCAGATAGAGATGTTGGTAAAGTCTGTAAAAGAATTTGATTCTACTAAGGGCGAATTTGCCGAGATGATAGAAATCTACAGGTCACAAGATTTAGATGCTATGTATAAGATGTTTAAGAAATATCCTGAATACGAAAAGTATGAAGATGAACTTTTAACTGACAGAAATAAAGACTGGATTGGTAAAATCGGTAAAATTATTTCTGAAAAACCTTCATTCATAGCAGTAGGAGCGGGTCATCTAGGCTCTGAAAAAGGTGTTGTAAAACTTTTAAAAGAAGCTGGCTACAAAGTAAAACCAGTAAAGTTTTAA
- a CDS encoding HAD family hydrolase, producing MTTNFAAIFDMDGVIVDSNPFHKIALDQFTAKYGITMSEEELHSKLYGRRNEEWIPHFFKKELTKKEVADYGSEKEELFREIYKDDVLAVAGLEALLIKFKEAGIPCAVGTSAPPENADFILDKTNLRKYFQAVLDSRDVSIGKPHPDIYLKAAERLQVPPNQCIVFEDALPGVEAGLAAGAKVVGVATTHSHKELAHTDLVIDDFTNLNIEKLAQLFS from the coding sequence ATGACTACAAATTTTGCTGCTATTTTCGATATGGACGGAGTTATTGTAGATAGCAATCCATTTCATAAAATAGCTCTTGACCAATTTACTGCTAAATATGGCATAACTATGAGTGAAGAAGAGCTTCATTCTAAATTATATGGCAGAAGAAACGAAGAGTGGATTCCTCATTTTTTTAAAAAAGAGTTAACAAAAAAAGAAGTTGCCGACTATGGCTCTGAAAAAGAAGAACTTTTTAGAGAAATATACAAAGATGATGTATTAGCAGTAGCTGGATTAGAAGCACTATTAATTAAATTTAAAGAAGCTGGTATCCCTTGCGCTGTTGGAACTTCTGCTCCACCTGAAAATGCAGATTTCATCTTAGATAAAACCAACTTAAGAAAATATTTTCAGGCAGTTTTAGACTCAAGAGATGTGAGTATTGGAAAGCCTCATCCAGATATTTATTTAAAAGCTGCGGAAAGGTTGCAAGTACCTCCTAATCAGTGTATTGTTTTTGAAGATGCACTACCAGGTGTAGAAGCTGGTTTAGCGGCTGGAGCTAAAGTAGTTGGAGTTGCTACCACACACTCGCATAAAGAATTGGCTCATACTGATTTAGTTATAGATGATTTTACTAATTTAAACATTGAAAAACTTGCTCAGTTATTTAGTTGA
- the egtB gene encoding ergothioneine biosynthesis protein EgtB: MILLTTKLSEKFQQVRNRTTALCNPLKEEDTVVQPIVDVSPPKWHLGHTSWFFENFLLIKHLEGYKLYNKRLNYIFNSYYESQGERILRSNRGNLSRPSLSEVLAYRQYVDKYMLELIEQKSGDETLADWIELGLQHEMQHQELLVTDIKYILGNNPLFPVYNEGKTGTNGVQLAENDFLVIAGGLYAIGFQGKDFHFDNEEGIHQVYLHDYEISNKLVTNREYIEFIEDGGYKDFRVWLSEGWEWVKQDNREAPLYWFNVEGKWLYYTLQGLKEIDLEEPVSHVSYYEAEAYARWKGMRLPTEFEWETACKNFAKEPFETKNLLEREMFHPDRQHLNNTDFIGNLWEWTSSAYLPYPYYKQAEGALGEYNGKFMVNQMVLRGGSCATPLEQIRPTYRNFFQTDKQWQFTGIRLARYI, from the coding sequence TTGATACTGCTTACCACAAAACTCTCCGAAAAATTTCAACAGGTTCGCAACAGAACAACAGCTTTGTGTAACCCATTAAAAGAAGAAGATACCGTAGTTCAGCCAATTGTGGATGTAAGTCCACCCAAATGGCATTTGGGGCACACTTCCTGGTTTTTTGAAAACTTTCTCTTAATAAAGCATTTAGAAGGGTATAAGCTTTATAATAAAAGACTCAACTATATTTTCAATAGCTATTACGAAAGTCAGGGAGAACGTATTTTAAGATCAAACAGAGGGAATTTAAGCAGACCCTCTCTTAGTGAAGTATTAGCCTACAGACAATATGTAGATAAATATATGTTGGAGCTAATCGAGCAAAAAAGTGGAGACGAAACGCTTGCAGACTGGATAGAGCTGGGTTTGCAACACGAAATGCAGCATCAGGAACTTTTAGTTACAGACATTAAATACATATTAGGTAATAACCCATTGTTTCCAGTATATAATGAAGGTAAAACAGGTACAAATGGAGTTCAACTCGCAGAAAATGATTTTTTAGTAATTGCAGGTGGGTTATATGCCATCGGGTTTCAAGGTAAAGATTTTCACTTTGATAATGAAGAAGGCATACATCAAGTGTATTTACACGATTATGAAATAAGTAATAAACTGGTTACAAACAGAGAGTATATCGAGTTTATTGAAGATGGAGGTTATAAAGATTTTAGGGTTTGGTTGTCAGAGGGTTGGGAATGGGTAAAGCAAGATAACAGAGAAGCTCCATTGTATTGGTTTAATGTAGAGGGCAAATGGTTGTATTATACCTTACAAGGTTTAAAAGAAATAGATTTAGAAGAGCCGGTTAGCCATGTTAGTTATTACGAAGCTGAAGCTTATGCTCGATGGAAAGGTATGAGGTTGCCTACAGAGTTTGAATGGGAGACTGCTTGTAAAAACTTTGCAAAAGAACCATTTGAAACAAAAAATCTGTTAGAGAGAGAAATGTTTCATCCAGATAGGCAGCATTTAAATAATACTGATTTTATCGGGAATCTTTGGGAATGGACTTCAAGTGCTTATTTGCCATATCCATATTATAAACAGGCCGAAGGAGCTTTAGGTGAATATAATGGTAAGTTTATGGTAAATCAGATGGTTTTGAGAGGAGGTTCTTGTGCGACACCATTAGAACAGATTAGACCAACCTATCGAAATTTCTTTCAAACAGACAAACAATGGCAGTTTACTGGAATAAGACTTGCCAGATATATATAA
- a CDS encoding ATP-binding response regulator: protein MLRILLIDDKENDIAYFLKTLKSIKHLNTEVQQANSVKSSSLILKSFQADIVISELELKEESQKKIIGFLNEISTKYPVILITNQKADKLIKQSKNIGISDFIPRKSLTPDLLEKTLHFTMERLAFQKERKRMQFEITEKNKHIHRTSRQIEELAYTLSHDLRGPVGSILGLADLINSTSNNLEEIKQFSQLIHSSANDLNELLKQLLDVLLANKNIYDKAELLDIKQEITKVMEKLRVVYPSLVYNIKVNCKKISEILYSQNAFEFILYNLLSNALKFRSNRRALEIKVETDLVNKNLVCIAVKDNGVGMDMNMVKPRIFKIFKRFHKNVEGRGIGLYAVKAMLDELEGYIEVDSELNIGSEFRIFLKPLANNVFPVSTEYNPV from the coding sequence ATGTTACGCATCCTTCTTATTGATGATAAGGAAAACGATATTGCTTATTTTTTAAAAACTCTTAAAAGCATTAAGCACCTTAATACTGAGGTACAGCAGGCAAACTCTGTAAAATCGAGTAGTTTAATTCTAAAGAGTTTTCAGGCTGATATTGTCATCTCTGAACTAGAACTAAAAGAGGAATCTCAAAAAAAAATTATTGGCTTTTTAAATGAAATAAGTACAAAGTATCCAGTAATATTAATTACAAACCAAAAAGCTGATAAGCTAATTAAGCAATCCAAAAATATTGGAATTAGCGATTTTATTCCGAGAAAAAGTCTAACTCCAGATTTGCTCGAAAAAACACTTCATTTTACCATGGAGAGGCTGGCTTTTCAGAAGGAAAGAAAAAGGATGCAATTTGAAATTACGGAAAAGAATAAACATATCCATCGCACTTCTAGGCAAATAGAAGAACTTGCATATACACTATCACACGACCTCCGTGGGCCTGTAGGCAGTATACTTGGCTTAGCCGACTTAATAAATAGTACCAGCAACAACCTGGAAGAAATTAAACAGTTTAGCCAGCTTATTCACTCTTCTGCGAATGACTTAAATGAGTTGTTAAAACAGCTATTAGATGTTTTATTGGCTAACAAAAATATCTATGATAAAGCCGAACTGTTAGATATTAAACAGGAGATTACGAAAGTAATGGAAAAGCTTAGAGTTGTCTATCCTTCTTTGGTTTATAATATTAAAGTGAACTGTAAAAAGATTAGTGAAATCTTATATTCTCAAAATGCATTTGAGTTTATTTTGTACAATTTATTATCTAATGCCTTAAAGTTTCGGTCTAATCGTAGAGCGCTCGAAATTAAAGTTGAAACTGATTTAGTAAACAAAAATCTTGTTTGCATAGCGGTAAAAGACAATGGTGTTGGTATGGATATGAATATGGTAAAACCGAGGATTTTTAAAATCTTTAAACGCTTTCACAAAAATGTAGAGGGGAGGGGTATAGGACTTTACGCAGTAAAAGCAATGTTAGATGAGCTTGAGGGCTATATTGAAGTTGATAGTGAGTTAAATATTGGCTCAGAATTCCGTATTTTTTTAAAGCCATTGGCTAACAATGTGTTTCCTGTTTCTACAGAATACAACCCAGTGTAA
- a CDS encoding RNA polymerase sigma factor, translating to MPQQKIFKLFIDQHTSIISKICRAYSNDEQEFEDYYQEVTLQLWRSFNTFRGESKASTWVYRIALNVCLSQIRKRKKRIKTTVLEHTQIKDEGNNNEKEVQIANLYVAIKKIKETDRALILLYLDDKSYKEIAEIMGLTVSNVGAKINRIKTQLKKLIPYG from the coding sequence ATGCCCCAACAGAAAATTTTCAAACTATTTATTGATCAACATACTTCCATAATTTCAAAAATTTGCCGTGCATACTCTAACGACGAGCAAGAATTTGAAGATTATTATCAGGAAGTTACACTACAGCTCTGGAGGTCTTTTAACACGTTTAGAGGCGAATCTAAAGCATCTACATGGGTGTATAGAATTGCTTTAAATGTTTGCTTATCGCAAATAAGAAAGCGTAAAAAAAGGATAAAAACCACTGTGCTTGAGCATACACAAATTAAAGATGAAGGAAATAATAATGAAAAAGAAGTACAAATAGCCAATTTATATGTTGCTATTAAAAAGATTAAGGAAACAGACAGGGCATTAATTTTATTATATCTCGACGATAAAAGCTACAAGGAAATCGCTGAAATTATGGGTTTAACCGTAAGCAATGTAGGAGCTAAAATTAATAGAATTAAGACTCAGTTAAAAAAACTTATCCCTTATGGATGA
- a CDS encoding DUF427 domain-containing protein yields MKAIWNDEVIAESNETVKMEGNYYFPETSLKKEFFKESESNTICPWKGTASYSTLVVNGKENRDAVWYYPNPSEAASVIKNHYAFWKGVEVVE; encoded by the coding sequence ATGAAAGCAATTTGGAATGACGAAGTTATTGCAGAGAGCAATGAAACAGTGAAAATGGAAGGCAATTACTATTTTCCGGAAACATCATTAAAAAAAGAATTCTTCAAAGAAAGCGAAAGCAACACCATTTGTCCTTGGAAGGGAACAGCATCTTATAGTACACTCGTGGTAAATGGTAAAGAAAACAGAGATGCAGTATGGTATTATCCAAATCCGTCGGAAGCTGCCTCGGTAATTAAAAACCATTATGCATTTTGGAAGGGTGTAGAGGTTGTAGAATAA
- a CDS encoding aspartate aminotransferase family protein, which translates to MFTERQLFLNHIAQTSDFPLMVEIEKAKGIYMYDKYGKKYMDLISGIGVSNLGHLHPAVVKAVKKQVDKYMHLMVYGEFVETPQVKLAKLLSDLLPQSLNSVYLVNSGTEAVEGALKLAKRFTGRTEIISAFDAYHGATQGSLSICGNEPFKNAFRPLLPDVKHIQFNKAEDLELITEKTAAVIVETIQGEAGIRVPDKDYMKQLRQQCTDKGCLLIFDEIQAGIGRTGNLWGFEHFGVVPDILLLAKGLGGGMPIGAFISDVEIMKVFKNNPILGHITTFGGHPVSAAAAYASLKTVSKSKIYQEAKQKGKLFKKLLKHDKIKEVRGKGLMLAAEFDSFDTLKPIIDKALQNGILTDWFLFCDNSMRIAPPLIIKEKHIRKACGVILDILG; encoded by the coding sequence ATGTTCACAGAAAGACAACTATTCCTAAATCATATTGCACAAACCAGCGACTTCCCTTTAATGGTAGAAATTGAAAAAGCCAAGGGAATTTATATGTATGACAAGTATGGAAAAAAATACATGGATCTTATATCCGGAATTGGCGTAAGCAATCTCGGACATTTGCATCCAGCAGTAGTAAAAGCAGTTAAAAAGCAAGTAGATAAATATATGCACCTAATGGTATACGGCGAGTTCGTAGAAACACCACAGGTAAAACTTGCTAAGCTTTTATCAGACCTTTTACCGCAAAGCCTTAATAGTGTTTATTTGGTAAACTCAGGTACAGAAGCTGTAGAAGGAGCCCTAAAATTAGCCAAAAGATTTACAGGTAGAACAGAAATTATCTCTGCTTTTGATGCCTACCATGGTGCCACACAAGGCTCTTTATCTATTTGTGGTAACGAACCTTTTAAAAATGCTTTTAGACCATTATTGCCAGATGTAAAACACATTCAATTTAATAAAGCAGAAGATTTAGAATTAATTACAGAAAAAACAGCCGCTGTTATAGTAGAAACCATTCAGGGAGAAGCAGGTATAAGAGTTCCTGATAAAGACTATATGAAGCAACTGAGACAGCAATGTACAGATAAAGGCTGTTTACTTATCTTTGATGAAATACAAGCTGGTATTGGTAGGACCGGAAACCTCTGGGGTTTTGAGCATTTTGGTGTAGTGCCAGATATATTGTTACTAGCTAAAGGACTTGGTGGAGGAATGCCAATTGGAGCATTTATTAGTGATGTTGAAATAATGAAGGTTTTTAAGAACAATCCTATTTTAGGACACATAACAACCTTTGGTGGTCATCCTGTAAGTGCAGCAGCAGCTTATGCAAGCCTTAAAACTGTTTCGAAAAGTAAAATATACCAAGAAGCCAAACAGAAAGGAAAACTCTTTAAAAAGCTTTTGAAACATGATAAAATAAAAGAAGTTAGAGGAAAAGGATTAATGCTTGCCGCAGAGTTTGACTCATTTGATACCCTAAAACCAATAATAGATAAAGCGCTACAAAATGGCATTTTAACAGATTGGTTCTTATTCTGCGATAATTCTATGCGAATTGCACCTCCTCTTATTATCAAAGAAAAACACATAAGAAAAGCTTGTGGAGTTATACTAGACATTTTGGGTTAG
- a CDS encoding NAD(P)/FAD-dependent oxidoreductase encodes MQTIDVPEINLPRVIIIGGGFGGMQLVKGLKNKEVQVVLLDRNNYHTFQPLLYQVATAGLEPDSIAFPIRKIFKEYQNFHFRMANVENVDHTIKTIYTNIGSLSYDYLIIATGSKTNFFGNDQIMKYGMRLKTVVQALDVRSLMLQNFEKALLSSEINSRESRMNFVIVGGGPTGVELAGALGELKNHVLPNDYPELDVRRMQIHLIEAGPKLLAGLSYISSDKAVEYLKKLNVNVWLNTRVTDYDGTVVKTNINKTILAKNLVWSAGVMGNAIPGLKDNQFDRAHRILVNEYNEVAEHDSIFAIGDVAAMVTKDTPKGHPMVAPVAMQQGELLAKNLLKRIKGKPQQKFVYHDKGSMATIGRNKAVVEVAKLKWQGAFAWFIWMFVHLISLVGYRNKVIVLVNWLWNYFNYDRGIRLIIRPFVRDKNKKEPVETL; translated from the coding sequence ATGCAGACAATAGATGTCCCTGAAATTAACCTTCCTAGAGTTATAATTATCGGAGGGGGTTTCGGCGGGATGCAACTTGTAAAAGGTTTAAAAAACAAGGAAGTACAGGTAGTATTACTCGACCGAAATAATTATCATACTTTTCAACCGCTTTTATATCAGGTGGCAACAGCGGGTTTAGAGCCCGATTCCATAGCATTTCCTATCAGGAAAATATTTAAGGAATATCAGAATTTCCACTTTCGCATGGCGAATGTTGAAAATGTAGATCACACAATAAAGACAATTTATACAAATATAGGCTCTCTTAGTTACGATTATCTAATTATAGCAACAGGTTCTAAAACGAACTTCTTTGGTAATGATCAGATAATGAAATACGGCATGAGACTTAAGACTGTAGTGCAAGCACTCGATGTTAGAAGTCTTATGTTGCAAAACTTTGAAAAGGCCTTACTTTCTTCAGAAATAAACTCTAGAGAAAGTAGAATGAACTTCGTGATTGTTGGTGGTGGTCCAACTGGCGTTGAGCTAGCTGGAGCTCTAGGTGAGTTAAAAAACCACGTTTTACCAAACGATTATCCAGAATTGGATGTACGCCGTATGCAGATACACTTGATCGAAGCTGGCCCAAAATTACTAGCAGGTCTATCATATATATCTTCTGATAAGGCAGTAGAATATCTTAAAAAACTAAATGTAAATGTTTGGTTAAATACACGCGTAACAGATTATGATGGTACAGTTGTAAAAACCAACATTAATAAAACTATACTGGCTAAAAACCTTGTTTGGTCGGCTGGTGTAATGGGTAATGCAATACCAGGTTTAAAAGATAATCAATTTGACCGTGCCCACAGAATTCTTGTAAACGAGTATAATGAAGTAGCTGAGCACGATAGCATTTTTGCTATTGGTGATGTTGCAGCAATGGTAACCAAAGATACGCCAAAAGGTCATCCGATGGTTGCTCCTGTAGCAATGCAACAAGGCGAGCTACTTGCTAAAAACCTACTTAAAAGAATTAAAGGCAAACCACAACAAAAATTCGTTTACCACGACAAAGGCTCGATGGCTACTATAGGAAGAAACAAAGCTGTAGTAGAAGTTGCTAAATTAAAATGGCAAGGAGCATTCGCTTGGTTTATTTGGATGTTTGTGCACCTTATTTCTTTGGTTGGTTATAGAAACAAAGTAATCGTACTTGTAAACTGGCTCTGGAACTACTTTAATTACGATCGTGGAATCAGACTAATCATCAGACCTTTTGTTAGAGATAAGAACAAAAAGGAACCTGTAGAAACATTATAA